Proteins encoded by one window of Nocardia goodfellowii:
- a CDS encoding IclR family transcriptional regulator: MSDTEAENQSRSIAAVERAMDVLLLFGRTGRPDLGVTEIANELGLTKAAVHRILTALRNRELITLEPTTRRYALGHAAIALGRAYLARTDLRVMAGPELRRLASLTGETATLSIRRGDTRMYVDQVVPDQELRMEVALGVPYPLHAGSSSKAILAFLRKAEIDEYLDRHELTPFTDATITTPRKLRTELAEIRKRGYAISMGERQIGAASIAAPVLDHDGGVVAALSVCGPLSRFEPRMAECVPLLQKAAGAVSAQMGYSA; this comes from the coding sequence GTGTCGGACACCGAGGCCGAGAATCAGAGTCGCTCCATCGCCGCCGTCGAACGAGCCATGGACGTGTTGTTGCTGTTCGGCCGCACCGGGCGGCCCGATCTCGGGGTTACCGAGATCGCCAACGAACTGGGCCTGACCAAGGCCGCGGTGCACCGCATTCTCACCGCGCTGCGCAACCGCGAACTCATCACCCTCGAACCGACCACCCGCCGCTACGCGCTCGGTCATGCGGCGATCGCGCTCGGCCGCGCCTATCTCGCGCGCACCGATCTGCGCGTGATGGCCGGTCCGGAACTGCGCCGGCTGGCCTCGCTCACCGGAGAAACCGCCACCCTCTCGATCCGCCGGGGCGACACCCGCATGTATGTGGATCAGGTTGTGCCGGACCAGGAACTGCGGATGGAGGTGGCGCTCGGGGTGCCGTATCCGCTGCACGCGGGCAGCTCGTCCAAGGCCATCCTGGCATTCCTGCGCAAGGCCGAGATCGATGAATACCTGGACCGGCACGAGCTGACGCCGTTCACCGACGCCACCATCACCACGCCGCGCAAACTGCGCACCGAACTCGCCGAGATCCGCAAGCGCGGGTACGCGATCTCCATGGGGGAGCGGCAGATCGGCGCCGCGTCCATCGCCGCGCCGGTGCTCGATCACGACGGCGGTGTGGTGGCCGCGCTCAGCGTGTGCGGACCGCTGTCGCGCTTCGAGCCGCGGATGGCCGAGTGCGTGCCGCTGTTGCAGAAGGCGGCCGGCGCGGTGTCGGCGCAGATGGGTTATTCGGCCTGA
- a CDS encoding flavin reductase family protein, which translates to MDPTYLRTVLAQWASGVVVVTTLREGGGRHGMTASSFTSVALEPPLVSVCLATDSTTCRSVRRSGVFAVNMLGHDHEEIGRRFASPADAGDRFSVPQRLSHPAGSAPAVPRWDTATTGAPVLADAVAWVDCVVAACHPAGDHTIVLGLVQDAAAPRPAPPLIYHDRTYYEGIAR; encoded by the coding sequence GTGGATCCGACGTATCTCCGCACCGTGCTCGCCCAGTGGGCCAGCGGCGTCGTGGTCGTCACCACGCTGCGCGAGGGTGGCGGCCGTCATGGAATGACGGCCAGCTCGTTCACCAGTGTGGCCCTGGAGCCCCCGCTCGTCTCGGTATGCCTGGCCACCGACAGCACGACTTGCCGATCGGTCCGGCGCAGTGGGGTTTTCGCGGTCAACATGCTCGGCCACGATCACGAGGAAATCGGTCGCCGCTTCGCCTCCCCCGCCGACGCGGGCGACCGATTCTCGGTGCCGCAGCGCTTGTCCCACCCAGCGGGGTCGGCTCCCGCCGTCCCCCGGTGGGACACCGCGACCACCGGCGCACCCGTACTGGCCGACGCGGTCGCCTGGGTGGACTGCGTGGTCGCCGCCTGCCATCCCGCCGGGGACCACACCATCGTGCTCGGCCTGGTCCAGGACGCGGCCGCACCCCGGCCCGCGCCCCCGCTCATCTATCACGACCGCACCTACTACGAGGGGATAGC